A genomic stretch from Actinomycetota bacterium includes:
- a CDS encoding exopolyphosphatase produces MTRLAAIDVGTNTTRLLVCDVQSSLVPVARDLEVTRLGEGVDASARLDPEALARTVRRIASYAERARDLGATRVRVAATSAARDAANRDELCAAVSSETGLELEILDGADEGRLTFLGATLGLGEGPFCVVDIGGGSTEFVRGTVEAEAVISVDVGSVRLRERCLTSDPPTQGEIGGARAVVDAALVEAERHVGLVGDETLVGVAGTVTTLTALVAGLQSYDASLVHHARLAVRDVREWTQRLLSLPVADIRPLAAVHPGRADVIAAGALIWERIMDRWGFEEALVSETDILDGLVADMAGVSGGEEIDAFG; encoded by the coding sequence GTGACCCGGCTGGCCGCGATCGATGTCGGGACCAACACCACGAGGCTGTTGGTCTGTGACGTTCAGTCGTCGCTCGTACCGGTCGCGCGCGACCTCGAGGTGACGCGGCTGGGCGAGGGGGTCGACGCGTCGGCGCGTCTGGACCCGGAGGCGCTGGCTCGGACCGTCCGGCGGATCGCCTCGTACGCGGAGCGAGCCCGCGACCTGGGAGCCACGCGCGTGCGGGTGGCCGCCACGAGCGCCGCGCGCGACGCCGCAAACCGCGACGAGCTCTGTGCGGCCGTGTCCTCGGAGACCGGTCTGGAACTCGAGATCCTGGACGGCGCCGACGAGGGCAGGCTCACGTTCCTCGGCGCGACGCTCGGGTTGGGAGAGGGTCCGTTCTGCGTGGTGGACATAGGCGGGGGCTCGACCGAGTTCGTACGCGGCACGGTCGAGGCGGAGGCAGTGATCTCGGTGGACGTGGGGTCGGTACGGTTGCGGGAAAGGTGCCTCACCTCGGACCCCCCGACGCAGGGCGAGATAGGCGGTGCCCGGGCGGTCGTGGACGCCGCGCTCGTCGAGGCCGAGCGGCACGTGGGGCTCGTGGGAGACGAGACGCTCGTCGGTGTCGCGGGCACCGTGACGACGCTCACCGCGCTCGTCGCCGGGCTGCAGAGCTACGACGCGTCGCTGGTGCACCACGCCCGCCTGGCCGTCCGCGACGTGCGGGAGTGGACGCAGCGCCTGCTCTCCTTGCCGGTGGCCGATATCCGCCCCCTGGCAGCCGTCCACCCCGGACGCGCGGACGTCATCGCGGCCGGAGCGCTGATCTGGGAGCGGATCATGGACCGATGGGGGTTCGAGGAGGCTCTCGTCTCCGAGACGGACATCCTCGACGGCCTCGTCGCCGATATGGCGGGGGTGAGCGGCGGGGAGGAGATCGACGCTTTCGGCTGA
- a CDS encoding C2H2-type zinc finger protein: MTMEEMPTASFVCRCGEEFTSEQALQEHAREAHGAMDTDEVAPLVCPECQASFGTPEQLAEHQGSHGTHSEREEQFGS; this comes from the coding sequence ATGACGATGGAGGAGATGCCGACCGCCTCGTTCGTGTGCAGGTGCGGCGAGGAGTTCACCAGCGAGCAGGCCCTGCAGGAACACGCGCGCGAGGCGCACGGGGCGATGGACACCGACGAGGTCGCGCCGCTCGTGTGTCCCGAGTGCCAGGCCTCGTTCGGCACCCCCGAGCAGCTCGCGGAGCATCAGGGGTCGCACGGCACCCACTCCGAGCGCGAGGAGCAGTTCGGCTCCTGA
- a CDS encoding MTH1187 family thiamine-binding protein: MIVAFSLTPLGAGESVGEIVADAVRVVRASGLPNRTDAMFTSVEGEWEEVMDVVKRAVDAVLARAPRCSVVLKADIRPGVTGALDSKVATLEEHVRRAEEG, encoded by the coding sequence ATGATCGTCGCGTTCAGCCTCACCCCGCTCGGGGCGGGCGAGTCGGTGGGCGAGATCGTGGCCGACGCCGTCCGCGTCGTGCGCGCATCCGGGCTCCCGAACCGGACCGACGCCATGTTCACCTCCGTGGAGGGCGAGTGGGAGGAGGTCATGGACGTGGTGAAGCGGGCGGTCGACGCCGTCCTGGCCCGGGCCCCCAGGTGCAGCGTCGTCCTCAAGGCGGACATCCGCCCGGGCGTCACGGGGGCGCTGGACTCGAAGGTCGCCACGCTGGAGGAGCACGTCCGACGTGCGGAGGAGGGATGA
- a CDS encoding cyclic nucleotide-binding domain-containing protein: MPIRPKANTKVELLKQVPLLAACTNKELQKIASLCDDVEVEEGKVLAKEGAPGYEFFVIVDGTAKVTLRKRKLAELGSGSFFGEMSLLDHEPRSATVTAATPMRLLVLDSGSFHRFIRENPDVTVKILKGVAQRLRDVEKGPKY; the protein is encoded by the coding sequence GTGCCGATCAGACCGAAGGCGAACACGAAGGTCGAGCTGCTGAAGCAGGTCCCCCTGCTCGCGGCGTGCACGAACAAGGAGCTGCAGAAGATCGCCTCGCTCTGCGACGACGTGGAGGTCGAGGAGGGGAAGGTGCTCGCCAAGGAGGGAGCGCCGGGCTACGAGTTCTTCGTGATCGTAGACGGTACGGCGAAGGTCACCCTGCGCAAGCGCAAGCTGGCGGAGCTCGGGAGCGGTTCGTTCTTCGGGGAGATGTCCCTGCTCGACCACGAGCCGAGGTCCGCGACCGTGACCGCTGCGACGCCCATGCGGCTCCTCGTCCTCGACTCGGGCAGCTTCCATCGCTTCATCCGGGAGAACCCGGACGTGACGGTCAAGATCCTCAAGGGCGTCGCCCAGCGCCTGCGTGACGTGGAGAAGGGACCGAAGTACTAG
- the treY gene encoding malto-oligosyltrehalose synthase, with protein sequence MRPRPPGATYRLQFNPGFGFADATRICDYLRDLGITDVYASPLLAARPGSTHGYDVADPTRFNPELGSGRDADAFAARLEDLGMGLLLDIVPNHMAASTHNPWWNDVLARGRASAFADFFAVDWDAQGGKILLPILGGPYGEVLERGELELRWTAEGPKLGYYDNVLPLDPSTTRRMRESDARELNGTPGDPSSFDALHELLEQQPYRLAWWRTANREVNYRRFFDIGDLISIRQEEPAVFEATHGFVLDLVSRGVVTGLRIDHIDGLRDPGGYLSRLRDASGGAYVVVEKILAPDEHLPEDWPVAGTTGYEFLNTAAAILADERSEPVLQRLFETWTGDARPFSEVVHEAKRQVLDDLFGSDVSRLLRLVTDRVAQDRHTRDLDPADLREALLEVTAWLPVYRTYANPGEMSPADAERIEGAVRDTIRHRPDLRPAAEFLGRMLLEAGEFTVRWQQFTGPAMAKGHEDTALYRYVRLISRNAVGGEPSDVALPVDTFHRFCADRVRRGEASLSATSTHDTKRAEDVRARIDVLTEIPKEWAQRATRWREMNAPLRRGETPSPHEELLLYQTLVGTWPLDAAGRKGYSGRIADYMVKAAREAKAETSWLDPDTDHEQALRGFVRRVLGPRNRPFLDDIADLCSTVSLHGAMNSLAQVVLKIAAPGVPDMYQGTELWTLSLVDPDNRRPVDFDLRASMLEDIRKRQDDDPDALLRDLLDGWTDGRVKLYTTHRALQVRLDHRAVFDHGSYTALAADGSRADHVVAFARQHERSWVVAVVPRLTVRLGRGRLPLGRRAWRDTVLRLPSRAPTRWVDAFTGRRLESADGRLRLSETLDRFPVALLHRAP encoded by the coding sequence CGCGGCCCGCCTCGAGGACCTGGGGATGGGGCTGCTGCTGGACATCGTCCCGAACCACATGGCCGCGTCCACCCACAACCCCTGGTGGAACGACGTACTGGCTCGCGGCCGCGCGTCGGCGTTCGCGGACTTCTTCGCGGTCGACTGGGACGCTCAGGGGGGGAAGATCCTCCTCCCCATCCTCGGCGGCCCCTACGGGGAGGTGCTCGAGCGCGGCGAGCTCGAGCTCCGATGGACCGCGGAGGGGCCGAAGCTCGGCTACTACGACAACGTCCTCCCGCTCGACCCCTCCACGACGCGGCGGATGAGGGAGTCCGACGCCCGGGAGCTGAACGGCACCCCCGGCGACCCGTCGTCGTTCGACGCCCTCCACGAGCTGCTCGAGCAGCAGCCCTACCGGCTGGCCTGGTGGCGCACCGCCAACCGGGAGGTGAACTACCGACGGTTCTTCGACATCGGGGACCTGATCTCGATCCGGCAGGAGGAGCCGGCCGTGTTCGAGGCGACGCACGGCTTCGTCCTCGACCTCGTCTCCCGTGGGGTGGTGACCGGGCTCAGGATCGACCACATCGACGGACTGCGGGACCCGGGCGGCTACCTCAGCCGCCTGCGGGATGCCTCCGGCGGCGCCTACGTCGTGGTCGAGAAGATCCTCGCTCCGGACGAGCACCTCCCCGAGGACTGGCCCGTGGCCGGGACGACGGGGTACGAGTTCCTGAACACGGCGGCCGCGATCCTGGCCGACGAGCGGTCCGAGCCCGTCCTCCAGCGACTGTTCGAGACCTGGACCGGCGATGCCCGTCCTTTCTCCGAGGTCGTCCACGAAGCGAAGCGCCAGGTGCTGGACGACCTCTTCGGGTCGGACGTCTCCCGCCTCCTCCGCCTCGTGACCGACCGGGTCGCGCAGGACCGTCACACGCGCGACCTCGACCCGGCCGACCTGCGCGAGGCGCTCCTCGAGGTGACCGCCTGGCTCCCCGTGTACCGGACGTACGCCAACCCCGGCGAGATGTCTCCCGCTGACGCAGAGCGCATCGAGGGAGCCGTGCGCGACACGATCAGGCACCGTCCGGACCTCCGTCCGGCCGCCGAGTTCCTCGGGAGGATGCTGCTCGAGGCGGGCGAGTTCACCGTGCGATGGCAGCAGTTCACCGGCCCGGCGATGGCGAAGGGACACGAGGACACCGCCCTCTACCGCTACGTCCGGTTGATCAGCCGAAACGCGGTGGGCGGCGAGCCGAGTGACGTCGCGCTCCCGGTGGACACCTTCCACCGCTTCTGCGCGGACCGGGTCCGACGCGGGGAGGCCTCCCTCTCCGCCACGTCGACCCACGACACGAAGCGCGCCGAGGACGTGCGGGCGCGGATCGACGTCCTGACCGAGATCCCCAAGGAGTGGGCCCAGCGCGCTACCCGGTGGAGGGAGATGAACGCTCCCCTGCGGCGAGGCGAGACCCCCTCGCCGCACGAGGAGCTGCTGCTGTACCAGACGCTCGTCGGCACCTGGCCCCTCGACGCGGCGGGACGCAAGGGCTACTCCGGACGCATCGCCGACTACATGGTGAAGGCGGCCCGGGAGGCGAAGGCGGAGACGTCCTGGCTCGACCCCGACACCGACCACGAGCAGGCCCTGCGTGGATTCGTCCGGCGCGTGCTCGGACCGCGCAACCGGCCGTTCCTCGACGACATCGCCGACCTCTGCTCGACCGTCTCGCTGCACGGAGCCATGAACTCCCTGGCCCAGGTCGTACTGAAGATCGCCGCCCCCGGCGTCCCGGACATGTATCAGGGGACGGAGCTGTGGACCCTTTCGCTCGTCGATCCGGACAACCGCCGCCCGGTCGACTTCGACCTTCGCGCGTCGATGCTGGAGGACATCCGCAAGCGCCAGGACGACGACCCAGACGCCCTGCTCCGGGACCTGCTGGATGGATGGACCGACGGCCGCGTCAAGCTCTATACGACCCACCGAGCACTGCAGGTCCGGCTCGACCACCGGGCCGTCTTCGATCACGGGAGCTACACGGCCCTGGCCGCCGACGGGAGCCGAGCCGACCACGTGGTGGCGTTCGCCCGTCAGCACGAGCGGTCTTGGGTGGTCGCGGTGGTCCCACGGCTGACGGTCCGTCTCGGCCGCGGGCGGCTGCCGCTCGGCCGGCGCGCCTGGCGAGACACCGTCCTGAGGCTCCCGTCCCGCGCGCCCACGCGCTGGGTCGACGCCTTCACCGGACGACGCCTAGAGTCGGCCGACGGACGGCTCCGTCTCTCGGAGACGCTGGACCGCTTCCCCGTCGCCCTGCTGCACCGAGCGCCATGA